The stretch of DNA AAGagtgattttccttttataaGATGCAAGGCTTCTTGAACTTTTTCTTTGGCAGGGGAGAGGAAACAAGCCATAATTTCAAGTGGACTTCAGTAAAGGTGATGTAAATAAAGCAAATACATGTGTGATGATCTTATTTTTTAGGCTAGAATATATATGTCTGCTTAGATCTAAAAGGTACACCACAACTATCTGGCCTAGCTGGCAGGGCTTTATGGTGATTTGTTACCACTTTTCTCCAGAGGTCTTGGAGCCTGTAGAAGGAGCACCTCTGAGACCTTGGTCCTTGCCAATATGGTTTCTTGAAGTTAAGATTTAATAGTTACTGTTACAAAAATCCTGGGATGTTTCTATATGAGGGTAGGTTGGGTATTTCACATCCAGCTTCTGTGCCTTGAAAGTGATGGCAgtttaaaagagaatttttgAATGCTTGTCAACACACTTGAATTCTGCCTCTTCATTTTAAACCAAAAAGGTAGCCATTGTAGGGAGTTGACTGTCAAATGTGGTTGAATTTCTTTAAATCCTTGTTAGTGAAATAGTGTCTAAGAAGACTTTTGGGGAGAGTATTCATATagtgtttgcttttttcagtTATGATTTTTATAGTGTTCACctaggaaaaatgaaaataattcagtgcTGCTTTTTGATATTCCAAATTGAAGCACTGCAGCTGattcactaattttttttagGGATACCTTTGGCAAATTGCTATGTAATTCTGCAATTTGAAAATCAAAACTAGTCTGTATAATCTTAGTAGTGATGTTTTGTAGTTCTTGGCTTGTGATCACTTAAAATGGGCTGTTAGTCCAATAAAAACCTGAAACTGAGATATATTTTCCTTGGTAAACCTTAAAGAATTTTAAGGAACTTTTAAGAACTTTAAGGAATAAATGGAAGTAAGTTTaatgttttgggtgtttttgttgttggcattttttgtttgtggtttgttttttttttgaaaacttgATTTCTCTTGTACTAACAACTGCCATCTGTTCTGAGCATGTGCTGAATCAACAGCACTGTAAAAATCTGAGAACTGAAATTCTTACTTTGATGAAGTGATTGGAGACTATACCTGCATACAAAAGGTTTTACTATGCTACTTAAATAAATTTCACAGGTACACATTTGTATTTCTATGGCattatatgttatataatatgtttatataatatatgttatataaCTACATTAtagcatcttaaaaaaaaaaaaaagtaatatctccgtggaaaaaaatactgatgaTCTTGCTTTGGGTTAACAAGCAGTCTTTATGACAGAGACAATCTAAGATGCTGTCAGAGCTAATTCAGTAGCTGCAGTGTGCTCCTCCTGAGTGATGTACAGAATATTTGTGAAAAAAGTAGGTATAATGATCTATTTCTTTAGTCCTTCCTTTCTTTATATCTCAGATCAGTTTCTGGGGTGTGTTATGTTGATATGTACTGGCTGCAAGGCATTTCTGCTTTACAGGTGAAAGATTAAATAAAGTCATCCTTACCCAGCCTCTTCCCTCTGTCAATATGTTCCTCACTGGTAGCTGAGGATGTGTGCCATCATTTCAGCCAGCTGTGCTAAGGCTGGACAGGATGTGCATTTTCTAGAGAGGTTCTGGCCTTGGTTTCTTTCCTTTATGTGTGAAAACATCTGGTCAGATAACATAGAGGAAATACCTGGTTGCTGGTAAAGGAATAGCAGAATTGACAGTTAACACGACATATTGTTTGTATCTGAAATATCATTAATTCTTGAACAGTTTAAGGCTATTTTGTTACTATTTTATTGCTACTTACTGCTGACTTGTGCATGGCCAGTActcaacattttcttttccatttttctctacAATACATCTGGTGAAGTAATTTCTCCTGAAATTTTTAATTCGTGGTTTGAGTGAGATCTTAAATACTTAAAGCAGCCTCAGAAGCAGGATCCTTTAAAAGCTTAGTATAAAATGGATAACTATAACACCTATTTTGATgtaatgatttttaaatgtttaatgtttttttatctAGTAAGCATTGTGTAATATGTGCATGAATTTGTGATCTCTGGaagcaaataaaaggaaaatgtggcTTCTTCACAGTCTGCAAAACAAAACTACCATCCCTCTGCTTTCAGGAATGattaggaggaaaaaatcaaatttccCATATGCTTTTAAGTTTTTAACACTCTGGCTTATGAAATACTGTAAAAACTTGTCTGTTGTACATGACACTGAGCTCATTTGGATGTTTCTGTAATATAAAACTCAATTACAGCAGTTATACTTAGTACATAACTCGTCAGTTTGCTCGGCAGCCATATCAAGCTTCTCAGCTGTAGCTGAGGTGTGTATTTTTTGATTAAAACAGTTTAGCAAAGCCTGCTGCACAGTGAGACATTAGGAAAGCTGTGAAGCAAAGTCGAAGTGGAAGCTGTACATCAGAATGTTAATCCAGGAGattttggcagtgctgcattAATAAGGTTTTTTACGATTATGGAAGAAAACTTTCTTGATCTGACTGCAAATGTGTTTAAACCACTGTGCTGTGTGTCATTTGATGGGACTGCAACAAATAATGTTGCATAATGCTTTTAGTACCCTCTTAAAATACACAGCAACAGAACTTTTTCTGGTGAATACCAAAACCATTGGAGAGATTTCATTTTGACTgttagaaattactttttgttGACTCTTGTTTGTACTCTTGTTTGTTCAAGGCAATGTAAATATGCTGTGGACTTCTCAGCCCACCAAAGTGATCAGTGAACACTGGATCTCTGCTACAACAGGTCGACCTTAGGGTTGCTGACATATGCTGTGTGCAGGAGATGCCTGGTCACCCAGCCAGGCTGGTTTGCCCCATGTGGTGCATCAGCTGGTTTATGATattcttaattcttaattttcttcaaataaatttGGACTTGCATCTTAATAACAAATCCTTGCAAGATACAAATTGTggcttcaaaaaaaaaaaagagttgctTACAGATCAGTCATAAAAGAGACATTTCTCACAGGCCAAAGGAAGAGTAGTGGAGAGGGAATGAAAAGCCTGACATTTTCATTCTCTCTTCTGGTCTACAACAAAATGAAGTGTTTGGTCTTGGACAAAACAGATGGTATTTGTTGTGATCTAGAAACTAACAGGAATAATGACACTGCTTTAGTTTTAAAAGTTGGAAAAATTCTGTATAAACTTTCTTGTTTTAAACCAATAATAAGACCCaaggtatttttctgaagtgaGAAGATAAATGTGTCTTTACTTAAACGGAAACCTCATCAAATCTTGTATTTGAACTGTTCATTGTTCTTTATTAGAGACCTCTCTGAATCCTAAATGCCAATGAGGGAACACATTTACTGAAAAGGCGACCTCTTTCTAAAGTTACATATTTTACATTACACTTTTTCACTGTTTCAATTAAGTATGTCATTGATGACGTTATAAATTTGCAAATAATTTGAGTATCATGGGAAGAGAGGTATTTTTTCTCAACATCAGGAAGAGGAAGTGAGAAGGAGTTAATTGTGGTTCCAGTAAGCAAAACCAAGCTCATCTTGGCTTCCTCCTAGCTCCCCTATGTGAACAATAAATTTATAACATAATTCCTTTAACTTAATGTCTTACTGCTATTCTAGAACCATCAAGACATATATTACTGCCAGAGATTTTAAATTGGAGCAAGATCAcctgaatttaaaaagaaatggtgTTAAAGTAGTTAATGGATTAAGATAAACCGTGATTGTTCTTGAACTGATGAAAAATAACTCCCTTACTTTGATAGAGAAATGTCTgactggtggtttttttgtcaAATGTGAAGCGTTGTTTgttcatgaaaatatttaccCTAATTATGTAAAAAGAGTTGTTCTttaagaatattattttttgtttacaCTTTGCTCTGCTTTGATATTTGATCTTTTGTCTGTTAACTGGCAAATACTATCTGATTATTTCACCATTGCGTACAGCAGTTCTCATGTCTTGACTAATGTTATGTTTTCTAGGTTTCATCATCCAATCCTCAGTCCTCTTGAAAGCAGTTTCCAGCTGGAGGTAGATGTGCTTGCACACCTCTTAAAGGCTCAGGCTCAGATCTCAGAGTGGAAATTCCTTCCATCCCTGGTCAACTTGCACAGTGCTCACACAAAGCTACAGACTTGGGGCCAAATTTTTGAGAAACAGCGGGAGACCAAGAAGCACCTGTTTGGAGGGCAGTCTCAGAAGGCTGTGCAGCCTCCACACCTCTTCCTCTGGCTGATGAAGCTCAAAAACATTCTCCTTGCCAAGTTTAGTTTTTACTTTCATGAGGCCCTCAGTCGACAGACAACAGcatctgaaatgaaaactttGACTGCTAAAACAAATCCTGATTACTTTGGGAAAATTTCCAGCTTCATCCGGAAGTATGATGCTGTCAATGTTTCCTTAATTTTTGACAATCGTGGATCAGAAAGTTTTCAGGGACATGGTTATCATCATCCCCATTCATACAGGGAAGCCCCCAAAGGAGTGGATCAGTACCCTGCAGTGGTGTCTCTGCCCAGTGACAGGCCTGTTATGCACTGGCCCAATGTGATCATGATTATGACTGACAGAACCTCTGACCTCAACAGTTTGGAGAAGGTTGTTCACTTCTATGATGACAAAGTCCAAAGCACCTACTTTCTGACTCGCCCTGAACCTCACTTTACCATTGTAGTTATTTTTGAGTCCAAGAAGTCAGAAAGGGActatcattttatttcttttctcaatGAAATTTCACATTCCCTTAAGAACTCCAAAGCTTTTGCAAGCTTGAAACCTGGGTCCAAAGGGTGAAGTACAAACTACTTAAAAGTTGTCAAGGCGCTATGGCAGCCTTGAGGGAGCTGTAGCTTTCAAAGTTACATAAATTAGTGATTCTCAGAGTCTAATTGAAAAGGAACCATTTTTTTAAACGTTgtaagttcctttttttttttttttttaagctaacaGACACttgaagaaaagtatttttgggCAGTACTCAGTGAGGAACTTAATTGTGGGGTGGTAAAGGGccactgtgggttttttttggtgtggttttcAATTTCTagtatgatttatttttttagtccACAGTTTTGTTGCCTGTATCAGAAAGGAATATATGCACTTTATCATAGTCTGATCATTGACTGTCTTCTACAGAG from Poecile atricapillus isolate bPoeAtr1 chromosome Z, bPoeAtr1.hap1, whole genome shotgun sequence encodes:
- the LOC131592957 gene encoding KICSTOR subunit 2 isoform X1, with translation MGESIPLGAPVPVEQAVLETFFSHLGIFSYDKAKDNVEKEREANKSAGSSWLALLAGLAHLAAAEKAYHSMTFLGQKLGGQSFFSRKDSIRTIYTSLHNELKKVVATGHNALGGTAPHLEELLSHLSEQLCFFVQARMEIADFYEKMYTLSTQKFINSEELVNILESILKKYSSRFHHPILSPLESSFQLEVDVLAHLLKAQAQISEWKFLPSLVNLHSAHTKLQTWGQIFEKQRETKKHLFGGQSQKAVQPPHLFLWLMKLKNILLAKFSFYFHEALSRQTTASEMKTLTAKTNPDYFGKISSFIRKYDAVNVSLIFDNRGSESFQGHGYHHPHSYREAPKGVDQYPAVVSLPSDRPVMHWPNVIMIMTDRTSDLNSLEKVVHFYDDKVQSTYFLTRPEPHFTIVVIFESKKSERDYHFISFLNEISHSLKNSKAFASLKPGSKG
- the LOC131592957 gene encoding KICSTOR subunit 2 isoform X2, whose amino-acid sequence is MGESIPLGAPVPVEQAVLETFFSHLGIFSYDKAKDNVEKEREANKSAGSSWLALLAGLAHLAAAEKAYHSMTFLGQKLGGQSFFSRKDSIRTIYTSLHNELKKLCFFVQARMEIADFYEKMYTLSTQKFINSEELVNILESILKKYSSRFHHPILSPLESSFQLEVDVLAHLLKAQAQISEWKFLPSLVNLHSAHTKLQTWGQIFEKQRETKKHLFGGQSQKAVQPPHLFLWLMKLKNILLAKFSFYFHEALSRQTTASEMKTLTAKTNPDYFGKISSFIRKYDAVNVSLIFDNRGSESFQGHGYHHPHSYREAPKGVDQYPAVVSLPSDRPVMHWPNVIMIMTDRTSDLNSLEKVVHFYDDKVQSTYFLTRPEPHFTIVVIFESKKSERDYHFISFLNEISHSLKNSKAFASLKPGSKG